In Ruminococcaceae bacterium BL-6, a genomic segment contains:
- a CDS encoding Spore germination protein GerKB, whose protein sequence is MKIEKGKISGLHLMFSVSCFLQASTLLTSFFVSISKRDSWIAVLIACVAFLPVLWVYLRLMESHPGKNLFEINDAVFGRIAGRIISAIYTSFFLTLTSLNLRDMGDFVKQTIMNQTPYVVLIGICMVMSAWDVHSGGLRQITKFGFAFTVTSLFIVIFTTVQTAGQMDLNNFLPMFDMPLETYVHSANIILTIPFAELIVFLPIFCNMENPKQKLRKYVFGGFAIGGATLLLVTLRDTAVLGNTMDFFAMPAFETLRMVSLTQTLSRMEILFAFILITLLFFKITWLYYITVISTAQVLNFRDYRQLVLPVGMIVTVYSFILYPNVLAHVASGREIAPLLWLVCEVFLPAVTLLVGKIKKAIRSARPSGGGTAAPASNNDPSF, encoded by the coding sequence ATGAAAATTGAAAAGGGAAAAATATCCGGCCTGCACCTGATGTTCTCCGTTTCGTGCTTTCTTCAGGCCTCTACCCTGCTCACCTCTTTTTTCGTGTCGATTTCCAAGCGGGATTCCTGGATCGCCGTGCTGATTGCGTGCGTGGCGTTTCTTCCGGTCCTATGGGTGTATCTTCGCCTGATGGAAAGCCATCCCGGAAAAAACCTGTTTGAAATCAACGACGCGGTCTTCGGGCGCATCGCGGGAAGAATCATCTCGGCGATTTACACGAGCTTTTTCCTCACGCTCACCTCGCTGAACCTGAGGGACATGGGTGACTTTGTCAAACAGACCATCATGAACCAGACCCCTTATGTCGTTTTGATCGGGATCTGCATGGTCATGTCCGCATGGGACGTTCACAGCGGCGGCCTGCGCCAGATTACAAAATTCGGCTTCGCCTTTACGGTGACCAGCCTGTTTATCGTCATTTTCACAACCGTGCAGACCGCGGGACAGATGGACCTGAACAATTTTCTGCCCATGTTTGACATGCCTCTTGAAACGTACGTCCATTCCGCGAATATCATTCTGACGATCCCTTTTGCGGAGCTCATCGTTTTTCTGCCGATCTTCTGCAATATGGAAAACCCGAAGCAAAAGCTGAGGAAATATGTGTTCGGCGGCTTCGCGATCGGCGGCGCCACCCTGCTTCTGGTGACTTTGCGGGACACGGCGGTGCTGGGGAACACGATGGATTTCTTCGCGATGCCGGCGTTCGAGACCCTTCGCATGGTCAGCCTGACGCAGACCCTGAGCCGCATGGAGATCCTGTTCGCCTTTATCCTGATCACCCTGCTGTTTTTCAAAATCACCTGGCTGTACTACATCACCGTCATCAGCACCGCCCAGGTGCTGAATTTCCGGGACTACCGGCAGCTGGTGCTGCCGGTCGGGATGATCGTCACGGTGTATTCCTTCATCCTTTACCCGAACGTGCTGGCGCACGTCGCCTCGGGCCGCGAGATCGCCCCGCTGCTCTGGCTGGTCTGTGAAGTGTTCCTGCCCGCCGTGACGCTGCTCGTCGGAAAAATCAAAAAGGCCATCCGGTCCGCCCGGCCTTCCGGCGGCGGCACGGCCGCCCCCGCGAGCAACAACGATCCTTCTTTTTAA
- a CDS encoding Flagellar motor rotation protein MotA, with protein sequence MDISSIVGILIAFGSVIAGYLLEHGVLNSLFLVSPFLIVFGGTWGAVIVSFGFGEIANAVKFWASTMFTKNAPKPEKLIKKMGEMADACRKEGLLKLQNMLNDSEFSDDSYLPLKEGMILTLDMKPAEEIVTAMESDLQTYMLKKQMEVEVFQSAGGFSPTLGIIGTVMGLVQVLSHMTDAAALMASIASAFIATLYGILFANLIYFPAANRMKADLKRQQVFREMMIEGICLIASGKSARDVENQLSLYYHVFPQGSKKYKEGVNN encoded by the coding sequence GTGGATATTTCATCGATTGTAGGAATACTGATTGCCTTCGGTTCGGTTATCGCGGGCTATCTTCTGGAACACGGGGTTCTGAACTCCCTGTTTCTCGTCAGCCCGTTTCTGATTGTATTCGGGGGGACTTGGGGCGCGGTGATCGTGTCTTTCGGCTTTGGGGAAATCGCCAACGCAGTGAAATTCTGGGCGTCTACCATGTTCACCAAGAATGCGCCGAAGCCCGAAAAGCTGATCAAGAAAATGGGCGAAATGGCCGACGCCTGCCGCAAGGAAGGGCTGCTGAAGCTTCAGAATATGCTGAACGATTCGGAATTCAGCGACGACAGCTATCTGCCGCTGAAGGAAGGGATGATCCTGACGCTTGACATGAAGCCCGCCGAAGAGATCGTGACGGCGATGGAATCCGACTTGCAGACCTATATGCTGAAAAAACAGATGGAAGTCGAGGTCTTTCAGTCGGCCGGCGGATTTTCCCCCACACTGGGGATCATCGGCACGGTCATGGGCCTGGTTCAGGTGCTTTCGCATATGACCGACGCGGCCGCGCTGATGGCTTCGATCGCCTCGGCGTTTATCGCCACCCTTTACGGTATCCTTTTCGCAAACCTGATTTATTTCCCGGCGGCGAACCGCATGAAGGCCGACCTGAAACGGCAGCAGGTATTCCGCGAGATGATGATCGAGGGGATCTGCCTGATCGCGAGCGGCAAATCCGCGCGCGACGTGGAAAACCAGCTTTCCCTCTATTACCACGTTTTCCCTCAGGGCAGCAAAAAGTACAAGGAAGGCGTAAACAATTAA
- a CDS encoding putative amidase domain-containing protein (Evidence 3 : Putative function from multiple computational evidences), whose protein sequence is MKKNKIRSVQVGLILVFALLVSSIPAKAIAEENNADGPLKNLPPSYSSLYLQEKNLNSLNLSYEEQDTVDFLDDYYRKDQHVVEIVKKYYKMDSDTAEKFLSVNAEDKIEAMSIARKIYGQISDRDEQEELAVFMSRYAYAVDDKETVNFLRERAEKLSTAKMKASNFDTVAAANWAFAHWNIYSTDFPKLTKGNFNDCTNFVSQALFVGGHASRQRTWYCYKKNSKYLVPENIDQLNDSWDLADPSPWISAEEFPTFWEGRGVIVDYKTASDYVSNHADLFNRHLAIRGDGLVLYKKELFIFEKPAHVMIATGLDNESKDYLLSGHTTDRRDHPLLRIFKDSNDYYSFKFFHFSRFGEM, encoded by the coding sequence GTGAAAAAGAACAAAATAAGAAGTGTACAAGTTGGTCTGATTTTAGTTTTTGCGCTATTAGTTTCTTCTATTCCCGCTAAAGCCATTGCGGAAGAAAATAATGCAGATGGTCCTTTGAAAAATCTTCCTCCTTCTTATTCAAGCCTATACCTTCAGGAAAAAAATCTAAATAGTCTGAATCTCTCATATGAAGAACAAGATACGGTCGACTTCTTAGATGATTATTATCGAAAAGATCAACATGTTGTAGAAATTGTTAAGAAATACTATAAGATGGACTCTGATACTGCTGAAAAATTTTTATCTGTCAATGCAGAAGATAAGATTGAAGCGATGAGTATAGCAAGAAAAATTTATGGGCAAATAAGCGATAGGGATGAACAAGAAGAGCTGGCTGTTTTTATGAGCCGATACGCATATGCTGTTGATGATAAAGAAACAGTAAATTTTTTGCGTGAACGTGCGGAAAAATTAAGTACAGCTAAAATGAAAGCTTCCAATTTCGACACGGTAGCAGCTGCAAATTGGGCCTTCGCACATTGGAACATTTATAGCACCGATTTTCCCAAGTTAACTAAGGGGAACTTTAATGATTGTACAAATTTTGTGTCACAAGCTTTATTTGTAGGCGGGCACGCTAGCAGGCAGCGCACATGGTATTGTTATAAAAAGAACAGTAAATATTTAGTTCCTGAAAACATAGATCAATTAAATGATAGCTGGGATTTAGCAGACCCCAGCCCTTGGATAAGCGCAGAGGAATTTCCCACATTTTGGGAAGGCAGGGGCGTAATCGTAGATTATAAAACAGCAAGTGATTATGTAAGCAATCATGCAGACTTATTTAATAGGCATCTTGCCATTAGAGGAGATGGACTAGTCCTTTATAAAAAAGAACTATTCATCTTTGAAAAACCCGCACATGTCATGATTGCAACAGGATTGGATAATGAAAGTAAGGATTATCTTCTGTCTGGTCATACAACGGATAGACGGGATCACCCTCTGTTAAGAATCTTTAAAGATTCCAATGATTATTATTCCTTTAAGTTCTTTCATTTTAGCAGATTCGGTGAGATGTAA
- a CDS encoding Spore coat protein has protein sequence MPMQEKEMMEDVLSSQKAITGTYNNFVNECASPEIRNEFLNILNEEHTIQAQVFDEMHKRGWYPTPPAEQQMIDQAKQKYQKTGSQ, from the coding sequence ATGCCGATGCAGGAAAAAGAAATGATGGAAGACGTTCTTTCCTCCCAGAAAGCGATTACCGGCACCTACAACAACTTTGTCAATGAATGTGCGAGCCCGGAGATCCGAAATGAATTCTTAAATATCCTGAACGAAGAGCACACCATACAGGCGCAGGTTTTCGATGAAATGCACAAACGCGGCTGGTATCCCACGCCGCCGGCGGAACAGCAGATGATTGACCAGGCCAAACAGAAATATCAGAAGACAGGCTCGCAGTAA
- a CDS encoding Sporulation sigma-E factor-processing peptidase has translation MKRVIYLDVLIAVNLFINYFLLLAVAAFLRIRAARVRLIGGAALGAVYSLIILLPPIGPAASLFVKLLMSATIVLAAFGAPSLRFFLRTAACFYLTGFAFAGFMLAVWYFVAPQGMLMKNSVVYFDISPLMLFALTVVCYGAVRLLSRVAGRWQPKELFCSVTVQAGGKTADFTAKVDTGNTLTEPFSGFPVVVAEYGCVERIVPDGVRRQLFAAAGEADGAARSAGLRLVPFHAVGGGGILPAFQPDLMVISTAREKITVNEVYLAVTEKKLCASGFGALLNPQLLTQGRQTARKEKRL, from the coding sequence ATGAAGCGGGTTATCTACCTTGACGTGCTGATCGCAGTCAATCTTTTTATCAATTATTTTCTTCTTCTGGCCGTCGCGGCGTTCCTCAGGATCCGGGCGGCGCGTGTCCGGCTGATCGGCGGGGCGGCTCTCGGCGCCGTGTATTCCCTGATCATCCTCCTGCCCCCCATCGGCCCCGCCGCTTCCCTTTTTGTGAAGCTTCTCATGTCGGCGACGATCGTACTGGCGGCCTTCGGCGCGCCGTCGCTCCGCTTTTTCCTGCGGACGGCGGCCTGTTTTTATCTGACCGGCTTCGCGTTCGCGGGTTTTATGCTGGCCGTGTGGTATTTTGTCGCGCCGCAGGGGATGCTGATGAAGAATTCCGTCGTTTATTTTGATATTTCCCCGCTGATGCTGTTCGCGCTTACCGTCGTGTGCTACGGGGCGGTCCGCCTGCTCAGCCGCGTGGCAGGGCGCTGGCAGCCGAAGGAGCTTTTCTGCAGCGTTACGGTACAGGCCGGCGGGAAAACCGCGGATTTCACGGCTAAGGTGGATACGGGCAACACCCTGACCGAGCCGTTTTCCGGGTTTCCCGTCGTCGTGGCGGAATACGGATGCGTGGAGCGGATCGTTCCGGACGGCGTCCGGCGGCAGCTTTTCGCAGCGGCCGGGGAGGCCGACGGGGCCGCGCGGAGCGCGGGCCTGCGGCTGGTGCCGTTCCACGCTGTGGGCGGCGGGGGAATCCTCCCCGCGTTTCAGCCCGACCTGATGGTGATTTCGACGGCGCGGGAAAAAATTACGGTGAATGAGGTCTACCTCGCCGTCACTGAAAAAAAATTATGTGCCTCTGGATTCGGCGCGCTGCTGAACCCTCAATTGCTGACACAGGGCAGACAGACTGCCAGAAAGGAGAAAAGGCTGTGA
- a CDS encoding tRNA nucleotidyltransferase, translated as MKLSIPEPVRELLQRFSQSGFEAVVVGGCVRDSLLGQAPHDWDIATSARPEQIGEALSGFRLLETGLKHGTVTALSGGMAVEITTYRVDGTYSDSRHPDSVTFTGSLKADLARRDFTVNAIAYSEKTGLADCFGGRRDLEQNILRCVGEPARRFEEDALRILRGLRFAAVLGFSVEPETARSMRELKFLLDRIAKERISAELTKLLCGKDAPAVLREFPDVIGQVLPEILPMVGFDQHNPHHIYDVWEHTLHALGAIEPFPIPRLTMLLHDSGKPHTYTQDEKGVGHFYGHGKISLQLAETALKRLRFDGVTIRTVCLLIRLHDTPMIEDEKWVRRQLGRIGEENFRTLISVHRADCLAQNPEYRDRLESYRRVGRILDKVLSEQQCFRLRDLAVNGRDLLALGFSPDKRLGETLDELLNAVIDGKCPNEKEALLRLAARKMK; from the coding sequence ATGAAATTATCGATTCCGGAGCCGGTCCGGGAGCTGCTGCAGAGATTTTCCCAGAGCGGATTCGAGGCCGTGGTGGTGGGCGGGTGCGTGCGCGACAGCCTTCTGGGACAGGCCCCGCACGACTGGGATATCGCGACATCCGCGCGGCCGGAGCAGATCGGGGAAGCGCTCAGCGGCTTCCGGCTGCTGGAAACGGGGCTGAAGCACGGAACCGTCACCGCCCTTTCCGGCGGCATGGCGGTGGAAATCACAACCTATCGGGTGGACGGAACGTACTCCGACAGCCGCCATCCGGACAGCGTCACCTTTACCGGCAGCCTGAAGGCGGATCTGGCGCGGCGCGACTTCACCGTGAACGCGATCGCCTACAGCGAAAAGACGGGGCTTGCGGACTGCTTCGGCGGGCGGCGCGATCTGGAGCAGAATATCCTGCGCTGCGTGGGGGAGCCGGCCCGCCGGTTCGAGGAGGATGCCCTGCGGATTCTGCGCGGCCTGCGGTTTGCGGCGGTGCTCGGTTTTTCCGTGGAGCCGGAAACGGCCCGGAGCATGCGGGAGCTGAAATTCCTGCTCGACCGCATCGCAAAGGAACGCATCAGCGCGGAGCTGACAAAGCTTTTGTGCGGGAAGGACGCCCCGGCCGTGCTGCGGGAATTTCCCGACGTCATCGGCCAGGTTCTGCCGGAAATCCTGCCGATGGTCGGCTTCGACCAGCACAACCCGCACCATATCTACGATGTATGGGAACATACGCTGCACGCGCTCGGCGCGATCGAGCCCTTCCCCATCCCCCGCCTGACGATGCTGCTGCACGACAGCGGAAAGCCGCACACCTACACGCAGGACGAAAAGGGCGTCGGGCACTTTTACGGGCACGGAAAAATCAGCCTGCAGCTTGCCGAAACCGCCCTGAAACGCCTGCGGTTCGACGGCGTCACCATCCGCACGGTCTGCCTGCTGATCCGTCTGCACGACACCCCGATGATTGAGGATGAAAAATGGGTGCGGCGCCAGCTCGGCCGCATCGGCGAAGAGAACTTCCGCACGCTGATCTCCGTGCACCGGGCGGACTGCCTGGCCCAGAATCCGGAATATCGGGACAGGCTGGAAAGCTACCGGCGGGTGGGCCGCATCCTCGATAAAGTGCTTTCGGAGCAGCAGTGCTTCCGCCTGCGCGACCTTGCCGTGAACGGCCGGGATCTGCTGGCGCTCGGCTTTTCCCCCGACAAAAGGCTCGGGGAAACGCTGGACGAGCTGCTGAACGCGGTGATCGACGGAAAATGCCCCAACGAGAAGGAGGCCCTGCTGCGCCTTGCGGCGCGGAAAATGAAATGA
- a CDS encoding G:T/U mismatch-specific uracil/thymine DNA-glycosylase — protein MNDRIEHTIPPVYDAGSRILILGTMPSPKSRELGFYYAHPQNRFWPVMAALFGRPQPRGREEKTKFLQETRIALWDVLESCTIDGADDSSIKDPAVNDFSPIFQKADIRRVFTTGKKATDLYREYCLPKTGRPSVYLPSTSPANRGRYPLEALIRAYAVILNDLKP, from the coding sequence ATGAACGACAGAATCGAACATACCATTCCCCCCGTTTACGATGCGGGCTCCCGGATTTTGATCCTCGGGACAATGCCCTCGCCAAAATCCCGGGAGCTCGGCTTTTATTACGCCCACCCGCAGAACCGGTTCTGGCCGGTGATGGCGGCGCTGTTCGGCAGGCCGCAGCCGCGGGGCAGGGAGGAAAAAACAAAGTTTCTGCAGGAAACCCGCATCGCGCTTTGGGACGTGCTGGAAAGCTGCACGATCGACGGCGCGGATGACAGCAGCATCAAAGACCCGGCGGTCAACGATTTTTCCCCGATCTTTCAAAAGGCGGACATCCGGCGGGTCTTCACCACCGGGAAAAAGGCGACCGACCTCTACCGCGAATACTGCCTGCCGAAAACGGGCCGCCCGTCGGTTTACCTGCCCTCCACCAGCCCGGCGAACCGGGGGCGCTACCCGCTGGAGGCACTGATCCGGGCCTATGCGGTGATCTTGAACGACCTGAAGCCATGA
- a CDS encoding Spore germination protein GerKC, producing MNRHLKKTVRALVCFLLLFGLTGCWDSRELDTLSIVTGVGIDASRKADQLDLTFQVGKTEKEPGKEESGGTGSAFLLMEASDPNLLSGMETLKFQNSRTLFLHHNQVIIFGKDLAEKGIKSYLDIFMRSHETRMEVWLLVADGDARSILKTETQQDKISAVSITRMILNQRKVSQQTGVNLLNFTSKLMDKTISPTALMIRNIDQDGEKKLALCGLAVFKDDVMVGQLDNYLTEGFIFGAGDVTGGIVNVTAEKGTASLNVIKSQCKLTPILSGDGSITADMKIKTQLDIGEIHGFQDMNLMQVEPVLKDYATRDIEMKVQSCFAETQRLNADIYGIGAAVHRSDQKEWKSMEDIWHQIYPKIKLSLDVQVEIRGTGKISDSLTMKEGQS from the coding sequence ATGAACAGGCATCTGAAAAAAACCGTGCGGGCGCTCGTCTGCTTTCTGCTTCTCTTCGGCCTGACAGGCTGCTGGGACAGCCGGGAACTGGACACGCTCTCCATCGTGACCGGCGTAGGAATCGACGCAAGCCGCAAGGCCGACCAGCTCGACCTTACGTTTCAGGTCGGCAAAACGGAAAAAGAGCCGGGAAAGGAAGAGTCCGGGGGCACCGGAAGTGCCTTTCTTTTAATGGAAGCGAGCGATCCGAACCTTCTTTCGGGGATGGAGACTTTGAAATTTCAAAACAGCCGCACCCTTTTTCTGCATCACAACCAGGTGATCATCTTCGGCAAAGATCTTGCGGAAAAGGGGATCAAATCTTATCTCGATATCTTCATGAGGAGCCATGAAACGCGCATGGAAGTATGGCTGCTCGTCGCGGATGGCGACGCCAGGAGCATCCTGAAGACGGAAACACAGCAGGACAAGATCTCCGCCGTTTCCATCACGCGCATGATCCTAAACCAGCGGAAAGTCTCACAGCAGACGGGCGTCAATCTTTTGAACTTCACGTCGAAGCTGATGGATAAGACCATATCGCCGACGGCCCTCATGATCCGGAACATCGATCAGGACGGCGAAAAGAAGCTCGCCCTGTGCGGGCTGGCCGTCTTTAAGGACGACGTCATGGTGGGGCAGCTGGATAATTATCTGACCGAAGGCTTTATCTTCGGCGCGGGGGATGTGACGGGCGGCATCGTCAACGTCACCGCAGAAAAAGGAACCGCCAGCCTGAACGTCATCAAATCCCAGTGCAAGCTGACGCCCATCCTTTCCGGGGACGGAAGCATCACGGCGGACATGAAGATCAAAACGCAGCTCGACATCGGGGAAATCCACGGCTTTCAGGATATGAATCTGATGCAGGTGGAGCCGGTCCTGAAGGATTACGCCACGCGTGACATCGAGATGAAGGTTCAGTCCTGCTTTGCGGAAACGCAGCGCCTGAACGCCGACATCTACGGAATCGGAGCCGCCGTGCACCGAAGCGATCAGAAGGAATGGAAATCCATGGAAGATATCTGGCACCAGATCTACCCCAAGATCAAGCTTTCCCTCGACGTGCAGGTCGAGATCAGGGGAACCGGAAAAATTTCGGATTCCCTTACCATGAAAGAAGGGCAGTCATGA
- the ndoA gene encoding endoribonuclease toxin (Evidence 2a : Function from experimental evidences in other organisms; PubMedId : 15882409, 21763692, 21897862, 22720735, 31075979; Product type e : enzyme) — protein sequence MNVRRGDIFYADLSPVVGSEQGGVRPVLIVQNDVGNRFSPTVIAAAITSQRAKAHLPTHIMLNAETTGLARDSIVLLEQIRTIDKHRLKERMGRLDHASMSQIDQALSISFGLDSEVEIRQAT from the coding sequence GTGAATGTCAGAAGAGGCGATATCTTTTATGCCGACCTCAGCCCAGTCGTGGGTTCCGAGCAAGGCGGAGTGAGGCCGGTGCTGATCGTTCAGAACGATGTCGGCAACCGCTTCAGCCCCACGGTGATCGCGGCCGCAATCACCAGCCAGCGGGCGAAGGCGCATCTGCCCACTCACATCATGCTGAATGCGGAGACAACGGGCCTTGCGAGAGACTCGATTGTCCTTCTGGAGCAGATCCGCACCATAGATAAGCACAGACTGAAGGAACGCATGGGGCGTCTTGACCACGCGTCGATGTCGCAGATCGATCAGGCTTTGTCTATCAGCTTTGGGCTGGATTCCGAAGTGGAGATCAGGCAGGCTACATAG
- a CDS encoding conserved protein of unknown function (Evidence 4 : Unknown function but conserved in other organisms), whose translation MENQANTVKKHKKRKIAAIVCAGIVALLLVLGFSGALPYLLVRGSSAVYVSKNYPDKDFHYKKGSFEFNGPYGAYGIIYENEKGEICGLLMGPTWLPVTVNYDSLNHL comes from the coding sequence ATGGAAAATCAGGCAAACACAGTGAAAAAACATAAAAAAAGGAAAATAGCCGCGATCGTTTGCGCCGGAATCGTTGCGCTGCTTCTCGTTCTGGGATTTTCCGGGGCTTTGCCCTACCTTCTCGTCAGGGGGTCGTCCGCTGTTTATGTCTCAAAAAATTATCCCGATAAAGATTTTCACTATAAAAAAGGGAGTTTTGAATTTAATGGGCCGTACGGTGCATATGGTATTATTTATGAAAATGAGAAAGGGGAGATATGTGGCTTATTGATGGGCCCAACGTGGCTTCCGGTTACCGTTAATTATGACTCCTTGAATCACCTTTGA
- a CDS encoding Flagellar motor rotation protein MotB yields the protein MMVRRKKRQETGTPEDSGRWLLTYSDMITLLLALFMILYSMSTIDAKKFAKIAESASYNLGTGQGTGTGNGAGTGAGGAAGTGKGTASGKLGTQVDALDEVYGILSAYVEQNHLEDQIGLVNTNTYVKIHLKDKLMFVADSSRMLPESEPVVKEVEGAIAKVYDRVDHITFSGHTADVGPHTPAADQVSWRLSTDRAVTVLNEMIGYGLPQDKVSIEGYAHFSPVANNNNEEGRAKNRRVEITIYKNPPVLSSVPAKESSPGSQASSAGSQASSSGSQASAGGSSAPAQESSPAVSSH from the coding sequence ATGATGGTTAGAAGAAAAAAAAGACAGGAGACGGGGACGCCCGAAGACAGCGGGAGATGGCTTCTCACCTATTCCGACATGATCACACTGCTTCTGGCGCTCTTTATGATCCTTTATTCCATGAGCACGATCGATGCCAAAAAGTTCGCCAAAATAGCGGAGAGCGCCAGCTATAACCTCGGCACGGGCCAGGGGACCGGCACCGGAAACGGCGCGGGCACGGGGGCCGGCGGGGCCGCCGGAACCGGAAAGGGCACGGCCAGCGGAAAACTCGGCACCCAGGTGGATGCGCTGGACGAGGTGTACGGCATTCTGAGCGCCTATGTCGAGCAGAACCATCTGGAAGACCAGATCGGCCTGGTCAACACGAACACCTATGTCAAGATCCATTTGAAGGATAAGCTGATGTTCGTGGCGGACAGCTCCCGCATGCTGCCGGAAAGCGAGCCGGTGGTCAAAGAGGTGGAGGGGGCCATCGCCAAGGTGTACGACCGCGTGGACCATATCACCTTCAGCGGGCACACGGCGGATGTGGGGCCCCACACGCCCGCCGCGGACCAGGTTTCGTGGCGGCTTTCCACCGACCGCGCCGTGACGGTCCTGAATGAGATGATCGGCTACGGGCTGCCGCAGGACAAGGTTTCGATCGAAGGGTACGCGCATTTTTCCCCCGTCGCAAACAACAATAATGAAGAAGGGCGCGCGAAAAACAGGCGCGTCGAGATCACCATTTATAAAAATCCGCCGGTCCTTTCGTCGGTCCCGGCAAAAGAATCCTCCCCGGGGTCGCAGGCTTCCTCTGCCGGATCGCAGGCTTCTTCCTCCGGGTCACAGGCATCCGCCGGCGGGTCCTCGGCTCCCGCTCAGGAATCCTCTCCGGCCGTATCCAGTCATTAA
- the sigE gene encoding RNA polymerase sporulation-specific sigma-29 factor (sigma-E) (Evidence 2a : Function from experimental evidences in other organisms; PubMedId : 1581961, 7708009, 8464402, 15187183, 20802044; Product type f : factor), whose product MNRGMEKMISAVRNWILEKFWKLRGDREIFYINGPETLPPPLTPEQEADVMKNVREGGKNAREPLITHNLRLVVYIAKKFESSSAGVEDLISIGTIGLIKAVNTFCPERNIKLATYASRCIENEILMYLRKSSQLKNEVSIDDPLNVDWDGNELLLSDVLGSEQDAVNKGIEKEVEKDLLLDAVSHLSPRERKIMQLRFGLNNSKEHTQKEVADTLGISQSYISRLEKRIIERLKKDLERVG is encoded by the coding sequence GTGAATAGGGGAATGGAAAAAATGATTTCCGCCGTCAGAAATTGGATTCTGGAAAAGTTCTGGAAGCTTCGGGGAGACAGGGAGATTTTTTATATCAACGGGCCCGAGACCCTGCCGCCGCCGCTGACTCCGGAACAAGAGGCGGATGTCATGAAAAATGTCCGGGAGGGCGGAAAGAACGCGCGCGAGCCGCTGATCACACACAACCTGCGCCTGGTGGTCTACATCGCCAAAAAGTTCGAGTCCAGCTCCGCCGGGGTGGAAGACCTGATCTCCATCGGAACCATCGGGCTGATCAAGGCGGTCAACACGTTCTGTCCGGAGCGGAACATCAAGCTCGCGACTTATGCGTCGCGGTGCATCGAAAACGAGATCCTGATGTACCTGCGCAAAAGCTCGCAGCTGAAGAACGAGGTTTCCATCGACGACCCGCTGAATGTGGACTGGGATGGAAACGAGCTTCTGCTTTCGGATGTCCTCGGCAGCGAACAGGACGCCGTCAACAAGGGGATCGAGAAGGAGGTGGAAAAGGACCTGCTGCTCGACGCGGTGTCCCATCTGTCGCCGCGGGAGAGAAAGATCATGCAGCTTCGGTTCGGCCTGAACAACAGCAAGGAGCACACGCAGAAGGAGGTCGCCGACACGCTCGGCATTTCGCAGTCCTACATATCCCGGCTGGAAAAAAGAATCATCGAGCGGCTGAAGAAGGATCTGGAACGCGTGGGGTAA
- a CDS encoding conserved protein of unknown function (Evidence 4 : Unknown function but conserved in other organisms): MIFLIFIFLAILGIDLPPLIRSRNRREIVVYSLVYLFALVICFLYAAGVEIPSPVMVLGDMMKSVGISY; encoded by the coding sequence ATGATATTTTTGATCTTCATTTTCCTCGCCATTCTGGGGATTGACCTGCCCCCCCTGATCCGAAGCCGAAACCGGCGCGAAATCGTCGTTTATTCCCTGGTCTACCTTTTCGCGCTCGTGATCTGCTTCCTGTACGCGGCGGGGGTCGAGATCCCCAGCCCCGTGATGGTTCTGGGCGACATGATGAAAAGCGTCGGGATCAGTTATTGA
- a CDS encoding Spore coat protein codes for MTLTSKELSAIEDQLSGEQLLVTKLRAYSQSCTDPVLKGQCESIAQQHQKHYDKLLSFLN; via the coding sequence ATGACGTTGACATCCAAGGAATTATCGGCGATCGAGGATCAGCTGAGCGGGGAGCAGCTTTTGGTCACAAAGCTCCGCGCTTATTCCCAGAGCTGCACCGACCCCGTGCTGAAAGGCCAGTGCGAGTCGATCGCCCAGCAGCATCAGAAGCATTACGACAAGCTGCTCAGCTTTTTAAACTGA